The proteins below come from a single Deltaproteobacteria bacterium genomic window:
- a CDS encoding GAF domain-containing sensor histidine kinase, which translates to MPRRKRSGRKIVQRAAEWDSHLLESAGIVSTGPAGREDVVRSFASLAPWTPEDQAAVAELANALAGDIEEIARPLAEGLAARVSEHVSGPDAVEALVQVNSWLLANMLDNFRTGDLKTLFQGTLEYDLGLLRSQRESDPELRSTLTQLYLSLETAAALIMARARRRCAGNPQLPAMLAAYSRLALHCGAILGQAFYEARSEEFREALRLTTSLLEASRELNTRTASVSSVLSHLSRIVQRLVRCDKNITYLWRDAEQAYVGETGFGFSVEELAQIRRRPVPRGAFALIDALLNGQEVTGRDDAPHIPAALLHRYGVRAYAVSPMLTSQGKPLGALAAFRRTPQPFGATDLHILRGVAQNSALAIENAFLLERLAREAQLKQQAAGAARDSERRRLARELHDGVLQDLTAVKLRIEGEGRQANGARLQGAADAVIRVMEELRRVVDELRPPDLSSVSLAEAIASHARVLTRGHGIGLELELAEIEVADWATRDVYRIAQEAIANAVHHANPSRLAVQLARRENSTVLSISDNGAGFDLAAAVLGGGIIGMRERAAALGTDFDIVTAPGQGTSVQLVVPSTSARQRPRRTARAQTANANGGAASEPV; encoded by the coding sequence ATGCCAAGACGCAAGCGCTCGGGCCGCAAGATCGTTCAGCGCGCCGCCGAGTGGGATTCGCACCTACTCGAGTCGGCCGGCATCGTCAGCACCGGCCCTGCCGGCCGCGAGGATGTAGTCCGTAGCTTTGCCAGCTTGGCGCCGTGGACGCCGGAAGATCAGGCGGCCGTCGCCGAGCTAGCCAATGCGCTTGCGGGCGATATCGAGGAGATCGCCCGCCCACTGGCCGAGGGCTTGGCGGCTCGGGTCAGCGAGCACGTCTCGGGCCCCGACGCGGTCGAGGCACTGGTGCAGGTCAACTCGTGGCTACTGGCCAACATGCTCGACAACTTCCGCACGGGCGACTTGAAAACGCTGTTCCAGGGAACCCTGGAGTACGATCTCGGCTTGCTGCGCTCGCAGCGCGAGTCCGATCCCGAGCTGCGCTCGACGTTGACGCAGCTGTATCTCTCGCTCGAGACCGCCGCCGCGTTGATCATGGCGCGAGCCCGCCGGCGCTGCGCCGGCAATCCGCAGCTGCCGGCGATGCTCGCCGCTTACAGCCGCCTAGCGCTGCACTGCGGCGCGATTTTGGGACAGGCCTTCTACGAGGCCCGCTCGGAGGAATTTCGTGAGGCTTTGCGGCTGACCACGTCGCTGCTCGAAGCCTCGCGCGAACTCAACACGCGCACGGCCTCGGTCAGCAGCGTGCTGTCACACCTCTCGCGCATCGTGCAGCGCTTGGTGCGCTGCGACAAGAACATCACCTACTTGTGGCGCGACGCCGAGCAGGCTTATGTCGGCGAGACCGGCTTCGGCTTTAGCGTCGAGGAGCTGGCGCAAATCCGCCGCCGGCCGGTCCCGCGTGGGGCCTTTGCGCTGATCGACGCACTGCTCAACGGGCAGGAAGTGACCGGCCGGGACGATGCCCCCCACATTCCCGCGGCGTTGCTCCATCGTTATGGCGTGCGCGCCTATGCCGTGTCCCCAATGCTCACATCTCAGGGCAAACCCTTGGGTGCACTGGCGGCGTTTCGACGCACCCCGCAGCCGTTCGGAGCCACCGATCTGCACATCCTGCGCGGAGTCGCCCAGAACTCGGCGCTGGCGATCGAAAACGCCTTCCTGCTCGAACGTCTCGCGCGCGAGGCGCAACTCAAGCAGCAGGCTGCCGGCGCCGCCCGCGACAGCGAGCGCCGGCGCTTGGCGCGCGAGCTCCACGACGGCGTGTTGCAGGACCTCACGGCGGTCAAGCTCCGCATCGAGGGCGAAGGCCGGCAGGCCAACGGCGCCCGCCTACAGGGCGCCGCCGACGCCGTCATCCGGGTCATGGAAGAACTGCGCCGGGTGGTCGATGAGCTGCGTCCTCCTGACCTCAGCAGCGTGTCACTAGCCGAGGCCATCGCCTCCCATGCCCGCGTACTCACGCGCGGCCACGGCATCGGTCTCGAACTCGAGCTCGCCGAAATCGAGGTGGCGGATTGGGCCACGCGCGACGTTTACCGCATTGCCCAAGAAGCGATCGCCAACGCCGTGCATCACGCCAACCCCTCGCGCCTAGCGGTGCAATTGGCCCGGCGCGAGAACAGCACTGTGCTCAGCATCAGTGATAACGGGGCCGGTTTCGATCTCGCGGCCGCGGTGCTCGGCGGCGGCATCATCGGCATGCGCGAGCGCGCCGCCGCGCTCGGCACCGACTTCGACATCGTCACTGCGCCGGGACAAGGCACCTCGGTCCAATTAGTGGTCCCGTCGACCTCCGCCCGCCAGCGCCCGCGCCGGACGGCCCGGGCGCAAACGGCCAACGCCAACGGCGGCGCCGCGAGCGAGCCCGTGTGA
- a CDS encoding 3-hydroxyacyl-CoA dehydrogenase: MKIEGSVAIVTGGASGLGEATVRTLVANGGRVAIMDRPQSTGAQLAAELGKSVIFAAADVTSAAEVSAALEKTLAAFGTIHITINCAGTGAAMKTVSKSGPMPLEVFSKVIEINLIGTFNVLRLAAVQMAKNQPNDEGERGVIINTASVAAFDGQIGQAAYSASKGGVVGMTLPIARDLASVGIRCVTIAPGTFDTPMLAMLPEPARQALAAQIPFPSRLGRPAEFAALARHIVENAMINGETIRLDGALRMPPR, from the coding sequence ATGAAGATTGAAGGCAGTGTCGCGATCGTAACCGGCGGCGCTTCGGGCCTGGGTGAGGCCACGGTGCGCACGCTGGTCGCCAATGGCGGGCGCGTGGCGATCATGGATCGCCCTCAATCCACCGGCGCGCAGCTCGCCGCCGAGCTGGGCAAGAGCGTCATCTTCGCCGCGGCCGATGTGACCAGCGCCGCCGAAGTCAGCGCGGCGCTAGAGAAGACCCTCGCCGCGTTCGGGACAATCCACATCACCATAAACTGCGCCGGTACCGGGGCGGCGATGAAGACCGTCAGCAAGTCGGGGCCGATGCCGCTGGAGGTCTTCAGCAAGGTGATCGAAATCAACCTGATCGGCACCTTCAATGTACTGCGGCTGGCAGCGGTGCAAATGGCCAAGAACCAGCCCAACGACGAAGGCGAGCGCGGCGTGATCATCAACACCGCTTCGGTGGCCGCCTTCGACGGGCAGATCGGCCAGGCCGCATACTCGGCCTCGAAGGGCGGCGTGGTCGGCATGACGCTGCCGATCGCACGCGATCTGGCTTCAGTCGGAATCCGTTGCGTCACCATCGCCCCGGGCACCTTCGATACGCCGATGCTGGCGATGCTGCCGGAGCCGGCCCGCCAGGCGCTGGCGGCGCAGATTCCGTTCCCGTCGCGCCTCGGCCGCCCGGCCGAGTTCGCCGCCTTGGCGCGCCACATCGTCGAGAACGCGATGATCAACGGCGAGACCATCCGGCTCGACGGCGCGCTGCGCATGCCGCCGCGCTAG
- the rnr gene encoding ribonuclease R yields the protein MRPEADPDSAALLSLLEQRAPRPLSIQELARLLELERYDRKRLRLALEAAVANNTLRRIGKTRYQWIRQFERSPQAPRPRGATGVDCARPTRRIAGRYVRVRAGYGFVEVLGRAADQYPRDILIPSGMEGSALHGDRVEVEIVRRDTRLRRVVGRVAAVTDSVHELVIGILEHRRGGWRLLPESTLLPPVDILGVPALKPAQAGLVARVRLTRPPAPERAPGGQLEEVLGAADDPEVQFLTIAAEHGLRTEFPPAVQAEAAELPPDPAEHDLAGREDLRARPFVTIDGESARDFDDAVCLEETRAGYRLWVAIADVSHYVRPESALDAEAARRGTSVYFPDRAIPMLPPQLSAELCSLNPGRPRLVLVAEMRFDRGGQRLAARIYRGVIVSRARLTYTKVAALLSQAGTPEINAWRAEFAPLLPQLQLMHGFMNTLYRNRVQAGSLDLDLPEALVDLSEEGRSVGVRLFQRNDAHRLIEEFMLAANCAVAVFLQAQQIPFPYRIHEPPDPADIDDLNRFLGPFGFHVDYRDRVQPREVQHLLNQLQGHPLARVLSRQVLRSLKQAQYTTANAGHFGLAFPLYCHFTSPIRRYPDLLVHRQLTRWLDGAPANAGAEAIEALSLQSSQAERKAMEAERAMLDLKKAEFMLAHLLEPEAGTIVSIVSFGFFVELDAYPVEGLVRLDALTDDRYVFIEPEMSLKGMRKGQRFRLGDRVRVEVVNVSLQRREIDLALLERLGPIEVGSRQRPKPGARKRSGSGDGLSSARSPRRRREHKT from the coding sequence ATGCGCCCTGAAGCCGATCCGGACAGCGCGGCCTTGCTGAGCTTGCTCGAACAGCGTGCTCCGCGCCCGTTGTCGATTCAAGAGCTGGCGCGCTTACTCGAACTCGAGCGCTACGACCGCAAGCGGCTACGGCTGGCGCTCGAAGCGGCAGTCGCCAACAACACGCTGCGCCGCATCGGTAAGACCCGCTATCAGTGGATTCGCCAGTTCGAGCGCTCGCCCCAAGCACCACGCCCGCGGGGAGCCACAGGAGTGGATTGCGCGCGGCCTACGCGGCGCATCGCCGGGCGCTACGTTCGCGTGCGCGCCGGCTACGGCTTTGTTGAAGTGCTCGGCCGCGCCGCCGACCAGTATCCGCGCGACATCCTCATTCCTTCCGGCATGGAGGGCAGCGCCCTGCACGGCGATCGCGTCGAGGTGGAAATCGTCCGCCGTGATACGCGCCTGCGCCGGGTGGTCGGGCGCGTCGCCGCCGTCACCGATAGTGTGCACGAGCTGGTGATCGGCATCCTCGAACACCGTCGCGGCGGTTGGCGTCTGCTGCCGGAGAGCACGCTGTTGCCGCCGGTTGACATTCTCGGAGTGCCGGCGTTGAAACCGGCACAGGCGGGCTTGGTGGCGCGAGTGCGGCTGACCCGGCCGCCGGCACCAGAGCGTGCTCCCGGCGGCCAACTCGAAGAGGTGCTGGGCGCAGCCGATGATCCCGAGGTGCAGTTTCTCACTATCGCCGCCGAGCACGGGCTGCGCACGGAATTCCCGCCGGCGGTGCAGGCCGAGGCGGCTGAGCTGCCGCCCGATCCGGCCGAGCACGACCTCGCCGGGCGCGAGGATTTGCGCGCCCGGCCGTTCGTCACCATTGATGGCGAGAGCGCGCGCGACTTCGACGATGCGGTCTGCCTCGAAGAGACACGCGCTGGCTACCGCCTGTGGGTAGCGATCGCCGATGTCTCCCACTACGTGCGGCCGGAGTCGGCGCTGGATGCGGAGGCGGCGCGGCGCGGCACCAGCGTCTATTTTCCCGACCGCGCCATCCCCATGCTGCCGCCCCAGTTGTCCGCCGAACTGTGCTCGCTCAACCCGGGGCGGCCACGTCTGGTGCTGGTGGCGGAGATGCGCTTCGACCGCGGCGGGCAGCGACTGGCGGCGCGGATTTATCGCGGCGTGATCGTCAGCCGCGCCCGCCTCACTTACACCAAAGTGGCCGCGCTGCTGTCGCAGGCCGGCACCCCGGAAATCAACGCCTGGCGCGCCGAATTCGCTCCGCTGTTGCCGCAGTTGCAGCTCATGCACGGCTTCATGAACACGCTCTACCGCAACCGCGTGCAAGCCGGCTCCCTTGACCTCGACTTGCCCGAGGCGCTCGTCGATCTCTCCGAAGAGGGCCGCAGCGTCGGCGTGCGGCTGTTCCAGCGCAACGACGCCCACCGCCTGATCGAGGAATTCATGCTCGCAGCCAACTGCGCCGTCGCCGTCTTTCTGCAGGCGCAGCAGATACCTTTCCCCTACCGCATCCACGAGCCGCCCGATCCCGCGGACATCGACGATCTCAACCGCTTCTTGGGGCCCTTCGGTTTCCACGTCGACTACCGCGACCGCGTTCAGCCACGCGAGGTGCAGCACTTGCTCAACCAGTTACAGGGCCATCCGCTGGCGCGTGTGCTTTCACGCCAGGTGCTGCGCTCGCTCAAGCAAGCGCAATACACCACCGCCAACGCCGGCCACTTCGGGCTGGCGTTTCCGCTCTATTGCCACTTCACCTCACCGATCCGCCGCTATCCCGACCTGCTCGTGCACCGCCAACTCACGCGCTGGCTCGACGGCGCGCCGGCGAATGCCGGCGCCGAGGCGATCGAGGCGCTCAGCCTTCAGAGCTCGCAGGCGGAGCGTAAAGCCATGGAAGCCGAGCGCGCCATGCTCGATCTCAAGAAGGCCGAGTTCATGCTCGCACACCTGCTCGAACCCGAAGCGGGCACAATCGTGTCGATCGTGTCCTTCGGCTTCTTCGTCGAGCTCGATGCCTATCCGGTCGAAGGGCTGGTGCGCCTCGACGCCCTGACCGACGATCGCTACGTCTTCATCGAGCCGGAGATGAGCCTCAAAGGCATGCGCAAAGGCCAGCGCTTCCGGCTCGGCGACCGGGTGCGGGTGGAGGTCGTGAACGTTTCGCTGCAACGGCGTGAGATCGACTTGGCGCTGCTAGAGCGGCTAGGCCCCATCGAAGTCGGCTCCCGTCAACGTCCGAAACCCGGGGCGCGCAAGCGCTCAGGCTCTGGTGACGGGCTATCCTCAGCCCGTTCCCCACGCCGGCGGCGGGAACACAAGACGTGA